The DNA segment CCGAAACGCTTCTGGAACTTGTCGATCCGGCCCTCGGTGTCGACGAACTGCTTCTGGCCCGTGAAGAACGGGTGGGAATCGGAGGTGATGCCGATGGAGATGATGCTGTGCTCGACGCCATCAATGACTTCCTTCTTGTCGGAAGACTTGGTGGAGCGGGACACGAAGCGCGTGCCGGTGGTCATGTCAACGAAGACGACCGGGTTGTATTTCGGATGGAGGTCCTTTTTCATGGGGATGGTGGATCGTCCCGTCACGTTGCCGACGCGGCGGGGAGGGCGCGGAAATTAGGAAAACTGGAGGTTCTGTCAAGGCATCACGCGGAAAATATAGCATTGCAGATGCCAAAGGCGTTGATATCGTGCGTTTTCCTGAAAATCCGTTCACCCATCAAACGGACGCTTATTTTTTGAGTCGCTTTCCGGGTCCGATGTGTTACTCTGTTGGCGTTATGGCAACCACCACGAAACGTACAAGGTTCTCACGCCGCCTCCCCGATCACGTCACCGATGAGCTGGTGGCGGTACTTTCCGAGAAGAAAGTATTCGGGTTCAACGACCTTTTCGAACGGGTTTTCGAAAACCTCAAGGTTCGGAATGCGGTCAGCGGTGGCGAAGAGATGCTGCGCCTGCGTGCCTACGAAAAGCTTCAGAATCTGGTGACCCGCGGTCTGGTCGAAAAGATCGGCAAGGAATACAAGGGAACTTCCCGCGTCCATGAGGCCTCCAGCGCCTATGCCGCCGCCCAGGAAGCCCAGGAAGGCTGAAGCCGCTCCCCAACTTTTGGACAAACCCGCGCCGCTCCACACGGCGCGGGTTTTTTTTCTACCCACACCCGGCATTCGCGGGTACACCATCCACCAGTCCCGCCGCGCATGCCCACCGACTACCTTCCCGTCCTTTTCCAGATCCTCATCGCCATCGGCTTCGCCGCCGCGACCCTGACCCTGAGCGTGGTGTTCGGGCGCTCCGCGAAGACGAACAAGACGAAGGACAGCGCCTATGAGTGCGGCATGCTCCCCATCGGCGACGGCGCGCCGCGCTTTTCCGTGAAGTTCTACCTGGTCGCCATGCTCTTCGTCATCTTCGACATCGAGGTGGTCTTCATGTATCCATGGGCCGTCCAGTTCCGGGACCTGGTGAGCCAGAGCCCCACCGCGCTGGTCAGCATGGCCGGATTTGCGGGCATCCTGGTCTTCGCCTACGTCTATGCGCTGAAAAAAGGCGCGCTGAACTGGAAATCCTGAGGGTGCGCGGGAGGAACGACCGATGATCCACCACGTGGTCTTTTTCCAGCTCAAGCCGGACGCGGACGCGGAAACGATGGAGTCCCTGGTCCGCAACAGCCGCAGCCTCCTGCTGAAGATCCCGGAGGTGCTCAACGTCCGCTCCGGCCGCAACATCGACCCGTCCTCCCCCTGGCCGTTCTTCATCGCCATCGAGGTGGACTCCCTCGAAAAGCTGCGCATCACCCAGGACAACGCCCACCACCTGAAGCTGGTGGAAAAGTTCCTCAAACCAAACACCAGCTCCCATTTCGCAATGGATTTCGAGCTGGATCCCTCCAAGAACCTCAAATACTCCTGAAGATTCCCCGGAGGGAATCCACCCGTGCGGAAATGTGCCCGGGAATCCGTAAAAGTGATGGATTTGGCACGATCCGGGCTTGAATCCTCGCGCCGCTCTAGGCAACTTCCGCACCCCGGCCCGGACCGGGCTTCCTACAACCGCGATGGCTGCACCGATTACGATCCCTGACGACGCCCCTTTCACACCGGAACAACGCGCCTGGCTTGGCGGGTTCCTGGCCCAGCTTCTGTCCGGCGCACCTCCCGCCGCCCAAGGCCCCGCCGTCCCCGTGACCGTTCTTTTCGGCTCCCAGACCGGCACCGCGGAAGGCCTCGCGAAGAAACTCTTCAAGACCCTCAAAAAGGGCAACTACGAGCCGGAGGTCCACGACCTGTCCGCCTACGACATCTCCCGCCTGCCGAAGGAAAAGAACCTCCTCGTCATCACCTCCACCTACGGGGACGGGGAACCGCCGGACAGCGCGCTGGATTTCCACAAGGCGCTGATGGGCGACGCCGCCCCGCGCATGGACGGCGTCTCCTTCTCCGTGCTGGCCCTCGGCGACTCCTCCTACCCGGACTTCTGCAAGTGCGGCATCGAGTTCGATACCCGTTTCGAGGCGCTCGGCGGCACCCGCATCTTCAAGCGCGTGGACTGTGACGTGGACGTGGACGCCCCCTACGCGGAGTGGTCCGCGGGCGCGCTGGCGGTCATCGCCCCGGCCGCATCCAGCGCCCCTGCCGGCGGTATTTCCTCCGCGGAGCCCGCGGAGAGCGGCTACTCGAAGAAGAACCCCTTCCCGTCCACCGTCGTCGCGAACTTCAACCTCAACGGCCCGGGCGAGAAGCAGACCAACCACATCGCCTTCTCCCTGGCAGGCTCCGAGCTGGAATACGAAGTCGGCGACGCCCTCGGCGTCTATCCTTCCAACGTCCCGGAAACCGTGGACGAGCTCATCGCCGCCCTGCCGTTCAAGGCCGGCGCCGTGCCGCTCCCTGACGGTGGCGAGGCCCCCCTCCGCGAGGCCCTCATCCACCACTACGACATCGGCACCATCAACAAGTCCGTCATCCAGAAATGGCAGCAGCGCAGCGGTTCCCCGTTCCTGCGCTCCCTGGTGGAGGCGGATGACAAGAAAGCCTTCGACGACTTCTGCTGGGGCCGCGACCTCATCGACCTCGTCATCGACCACCCGGCGGACTTCACGGACGCGGAGGACTTCGTCACCGTGCTGAAAAAGCTCCAGCCACGCCTTTACTCGATCGCCTCCAGCCCGCGCGCCCACCCCGGCGAGGTCCACCTCTGCGTGGGCATCGTCCGCTACAACAGCCACGGCCGGAAGCGCGGCGGCATCTGCTCCACCTATCTGGCGGACCGCCTGGAGGGCGGCGTGAAGCCGCGCGTGTTCGTCCACGCGAACAAGGCGTTCCGCCTCCCGGAAAAAGGTGAGGTCCCGGTCATCATGGTCGGCCCCGGCACCGGCATCGCGCCGTTCCGCGCGTTCCTGGAGGAGCGCAAGGCCACCGGCTCCACCGGCCGCAACTGGCTGTTCTTCGGCAACCCGTACCGCAAGACCGACTACCTCTACGAAGAGGAACTCACCGGCTACCTCAAGGACGGCACCCTTTCCCGCCTGGACCTCGCCTGGTCCCGTGACCAGAAGGAGAAGATCTACGTCCAGAACCTCATCGTCGGACAAGGCGCGGAACTCTGGGCATGGCTGCAGGAAGGCGCCGCCTTCTACGTCTGCGGCGACGCCTCCCGCATGGCCAAGGACGTTGACCAGGCCCTGCACGATGTCGTCGCCAAACACGGTGGCCTCAGCGCGGAGGATGCCGCCGCCTACGTGTCCGGCATGAAAAAGGACAAGCGCTACCTGCGCGACGTTTATTGACTCGCCTTCGCCGCGGCGCGGGAGTTTAACGGAAGCATGAAAGCTTCCGTTTGCTCCGCCGCCGTCGTGCTCGCCGCGTTGTCCGCCGTCTCCTGTGACCGGAAGGAAGAACCCGGCTCCGCAGGCAGCCCGCCGCCCGCCTCGGAGATCGTCGAGCCGGCCCCACCGTCCGCCGTCCCCGTGACGCAGCCGGAGGATTTCAAGGTCGCCGAGGAAGAACCCGGCAGCCCGGACGCCCCCTCCCCCACCCCCGGCCAGCGGCTCGACAATGCCATCGAGAAGACTGAAGAAGGCCTCGAAACCGCCCGGGACAAGACCGAGGAAGGCCTGCGCAAGGCCGCCGAAAAAACCGGAGGGTTCCTCCAGCGCGCCGGCGAGACCATCGAACGCAAAGCCAGCGGCCAGTAAGGCGGCTGGGTAGCGAATCCCCAAGTGTAGCGAATCCCGTGAGAGATTCGGCGGAGTGGACCCGCCACGGACAAACCGCTCCGGTCCCCGAGAGATAAGACGTCGGCCAATAAGAGGACGCCCTCCCAGCCGAAGGTCTCACGACCTTCGCTACGCTGTGACTTTCGCTGCATGAGGTGGCGAACACGAAGAGTAGCGAATCTCGTGAGAGATTCGGCGGAGTGGACCCGCCACGGATGAAACCGCTCCGGTCCCCGAGAGATAAGACGTCGGCCAATAAGAGGACGTTCTCCCAGCCGAAGGTCTTACGACCTTCGCTACGCTGACGACCTCCGCTACCCCGGAGTAACGAATCCACAGCGTAGCGAATCTCGTGAGAGATTCGGCGGAGTGGACCCGCCACGGACAAACCGGCTCCGGTCCCCGAAAGATAAGACGTCGGCTATAGGAGGACGTCTTCCCAGCCGAAGGTCTCACGACCTTCGCTACCCTGACGGCCTTCGCTACCCCGGAGTAACGAATCCACAGCGTAGCGAATCTCGTGAGAGATTCGGCGGGGTGCATCCACCATGGACGGAGCGGCTCCGGTCGCCGGGGAATAGGGCGTTGGTTGGTCAAGGGACGCCCTCCCAGCCGAAGGTCTCACGACCTTCGCTACCCTGACGGCTTACCTCAGCCGCCGTGCCTGCTCGTCGAGGAAGATTTCCGCGAGGCGGAAGCAGCGCTTGGAAAGCTCCCGGGCGTCCTGGTCATTGATGAGGGAAACGCCTTCTTCGCTCACTTCCGCGAGGAAGATCTTCCAGGCGCGCTTTGCCAGCACTTCCGGGTTCACCGGCTGGCGGTGCTGCTGCTGCTGGGGTGGCTGTTGCTGCGGCGGACGGGGTGCCTGCGCGGGGGCGGACGCCTGGACCGGGGCGGCCTCACCGCCACCGTTGCCGGCTGGAACTTCGGAAAGCGCCACGACCTCTTCGGCCGGCGGTGCGCCCTGCTGGGAATTCTGCCCGCCTCCGCCCTTGCCCTTGCGGCGGCGGCGCTTGCGCTTGTCGTTGCCGGTCTTGCCACCGGCTTCGGAGACGGTCTCCGCTTCCGGCCAGTCCTGGCGGCTGTCGGACCCTCCACCGTCTTCCACGGCGGCAGGGGCGGGTGCGGGTGCAGGTGCGGCCTCCGCTTTCGCCGGTGCGGCCGGGGCCTCGACCACGATGGGTTCCGCTTCTTTTTTCGCGGCTGCCTTGTCCGCGGTTTTCTTCACGCGGGGGGTGGAAATCCTGCGCACGCGTGGTGCCGCGGCTTCCGTGGATTCTGGTGCGGATGCCGGGGCGGTGTCTTTGTCTTCGCTCATGGGTGGTTGATGGGAAAAAAGAAGCCCGCCGGAATGGCGGGCGTCCAGTGGAAACGCGATTCCGGGGAATTTCCTGTTCAGCTCCCCCAGTTGCGGATGTCGTCCTTGGTGACGTCACCCTCGCCGGTGTTGTTCGTCTTGCCGTCAGGACCGGCGGACCAGATGTCGAAGTCCGGGTTGATGGCCTCCGGGTTCGCCTTGCCGTCGTTCATCTTGCCGGAGCGGAAGCGGTATTCGTTGCCCCATGGGTCGAGCAGGATGACCTCCGCGCGGGTGCCGTCCGTCCAGCCCTGCTTGTTGTTGTCCGGGTCCAGCTCGGAGAGATAGACTTTCTGCTCGCGGTCGGTGTCGGCTCCGGCGCCGTTGTCGTCGGAGTCCCAGTAGAGCGCGCGGTAGAGGATCTTGCTGTCCCGCTTGCCGGCGGTGCCGCCGGTGGGGTAGGAGCCGTTGTCGAGCTTGTACTGTTCCAGCGCCTGGGAAAGGAGCTGGATCTGCACCTTGGCCGTTTCGACCGCCTGCTTGTTCTTGACGAAGCCGGTGCCGCCGATGACGAGGGCGGCCAGGATCACCAGGATGGTGATGACCGCCAGCATCTCGATGAGGCTGAAGCCGCGGCTGCGGGAGATGGGTTGGGTTTTCATGCGTGTCTTCGTTGGAGGTTCTTCCGGCTCCGGATCACGTGGACTGGCCCATGTTGGAGATCACCTGGATCAGCGGCAGGAACAGCGCGAACACCACCGAGCCGACGACCAACGCCAGGAACACGATCATGATCGGCTCCAGGATGGAGGTAAGCGCGGTGACGGCGTTGTCAACCTCGTCATCATACACGTCCGCCACCTTCAGCAGCATCTCCGGGAGCTGGCCGGTTTCCTCACCGACGTCCACCATGGAGATGACCATGTCCGGGAACACGCCGGAGGCCTGCAGCGGGGTGACGATGGATTCACCTTCCTTGACCGCCTCATGCACCTTGTCGATCGCCTTGGAGATGATGACGTTGCCGGCGGTGTCGCGGGTGATGTTGAGCGCCTGGAGGATCGGCACACCGGAGGTCACCAGGGTGCCCAGGGTCCGGGCGAAACGGGACACCGCGCTCTTGCGCTGGATGTCACCGATGATGGGCATGGTCAGCTTCGCCTTGTCCACGGAGATGCGGCCGCCCTTCGTGTTGCTCCACATCTTGAACATGAAGATCAGGAAGCCGATGAAGATGAAGATGAAGACGGCGTTCGGCACCACGAACGGACGCGCCAGCATGAACTCCGACGCCCCGAAGACGACGCGGGAGATCAGCGGGAGCTGCTGTCCGGGCATGTCCGCGAACATCTCCTTGAACTTCGGAACGATGAAGATCATCAGGAAGATCAGGATCGCCACGGCGATGAACATGACGATGACCGGATAGACCATCGCGGACACGATCTTGTTCTTCAGCTTCTGCGCCTTCTCCTGGTACTCCGCCAGACGGTTGAGGACGATTTCGAGCACACCGCCAAGCTCACCGGCCTTGACCATGTTCACGTAGAGCTTGTTGAAGATCTTCGGGTGCTGGGCGAGGGACTCGGAGAAGGTGGAACCGCCCTGGACGGACTCCGCCAGAGAGTTGACCGTGCCTTTCAGCACCGGGTTGGGCTCCTGCTTCGCCAGCACGGTGAGGCTGCGCAGCAACGGCAGGCCGGAGTCGATCAGCGTGGCGAGCTGGCGGGTGAAGATCATCAGGTTCTTCGGCTTGATGCGTCCGCCCGTCGTGCCTTTGACGGCCTTTGCCTTGCCACCACCCTTGCCCTTGGCGGCGGGGGTCTTGCTCTTGGTGATCTTTCCTTTCCCTTCCTCCGCGATCTGGGTGGGATGGAGGTTCAATGCTCGGATCTGCTGGACGGCTTCCGCCTCATTCGCGGCGGAGATGCTGCCGATGGTCTCATCGCCTTTCGCGTCGAGAGCTTTGTATTGGAAGTTAGGCATGGTTGGGGTCTTTTATTGAAAGGATTTGGGGAAAGTTTCCGCCAAGCTAGAGGAACAGCCGTTCGGATGGCGAGGGAAAAGGAGTCGGTTTCGTAACAGAGATCAGGTGTATTTCAGGACCTCTTCGATGGTGGTGGTGCCCAGGTAGATGTTGCGCAGGCCGTCCTCGCGGAGGGTGTTCATCCCCAGCTCGATGGCTTTCTGCTTGAGCACCACCGTGGGGGCGCGCGCCGTGATCAGCTCCCGGATGGGGTCGTTGACGTTGAGCAGCTCATAGAGGCCGCGGCGGCCCTTGTAGCCGGACTGGCCGCAGACGTCGCAGCCGGCGCCGGTGTAGAACTGCTTGTCCCCCAGCTCATGCGGGGAGACGCCGAGCTGGCTCAGCACCGCCTCGTTCGGCTCGTACGGGGAGCGGCAGTTCTTGCAGATGGTCCGGACCAGACGCTGGGCGAGGATGCCCTCCAGCGAGGCGGACACCAGGAACGGCTCGCAGCCCATGTCCACCAGACGGGTCACCGCGCCGGGCGCGTCGTTGGTGTGGAGGGTGGAAAGCACAAGGTGTCCCGTCAGCGCCGCCTGGATGGCGATCTGGGCGGTGTCCTTGTCCCGCATCTCCCCGATCATGATCCGGTCCGGATCCTGACGGAGGAAGGCGCGCAGCACACGCGGGAAGTCCAGGCCGATGCCCTCATGGATGGGGATCTGGATGATGCCGTCGATGTCATACTCGACCGGGTCCTCCGCGGTCAGCAGCTTCGCGTCGATGGTGTTGATGCGGCGCAGCGCGGCGTAGAGCGTGGTCGTCTTTCCCGCACCCGTCGGGCCGGTGACGATGAAGATGCCGTTGGGCTTCTCGATGGTCTCGGTGATGTAGTTGTAGATGTTGTCCGGCAGGCCGATGTTCTCCAGGGAGAGGTTGACGGAGGAACGGTCCAGCACCCGCAGCACGACGGACTCACCGTGGTGGGTGGGCAGCGTGGAAACCCGCATGTCCACCTGCTTCTCACCCACCTGCTTCACGATCCGGCCGTCCTGCGGGATCCGCTTTTCGGCGATGTTCATGTTCGCCATGACCTTCACCCGGGAAAGGATGGGGCCTGCGAGGTGGATGGGCGGCGGCGCCATTTCATACAGCGCGCCGTCCACCCGGTAGCGGATCTTGAAGTCCTTTTCGAACGGCTCGAAGTGGATGTCGGACGCCTTTTCCTTGATGGCCTGGTAAAGCACCAGATCCACGTAGCGGATGATGGGGGCGGAGTTCGCCTCGGAGTCATCGTTGGGGTTGACGCTGCTGTTCTCCAACTGGCCGAGGATGTCCTCCATGGCCTTGCCCTCGCCGCCGTAGCACTCGTTGATCTTCTGCTCGACGATGTAGTCCGGCGCGATGACGAGGTTGATCTCCCGGCCCAGCGCGAACCGGAGGTCCTCGATGGTCTGCGGGTTCATGGGGTCCACCAGCGCCACGTAGAGGCCGGTTTCGTCGAAGTTGACGGGCAGCGCGCCGTGGAGGCGGGCGGTTCCGGCGGGCACCAGCGCCAGCAGCGGGGCCGGCGGCGTCCAGTCACGGAGATCCACCAGGTCCGCGCCCAGCTCGGAGGCGATGACGGGCCAGACGTCATCCCGGTTCTGGATGACCTGATAGTCGGCGAGGATCTCGGAGACCTCCTTGCCGCTGTGGTCCACTTCGGCGAGGATGTCCTGGGAGAGGGAGCGGTCGATGAGGCCGCGGGATTGGAAAAGATCGAGAATCTGTTTGTTGTCCATTTTCAGGAAAGGCGTTGGGTTTTAGTCGGCGTCGGACATGGTGGCGTGGACGACTTCACTGGCGGAAGTCAGGCCGGACAGCACCTTGCGGATGCCGTCCTCGCGGAGCGTCCGCATGCCGAGCTCGCGGGCGCGCCGGCGGAGCTGGGTGGTGGTGAGGTTTCCGTTGATCATCTGGCGCACCTCGTCATCGATGAGGAAGGTCTCGAAGATGCCCATCCGTCCCTTGTAGCCGCCACCGCGGCACTTCTCACAGCCCACAGGGCCGAAAATGGTCGCTTCCGTGACACGGGTGGGGTCCAGGGACAGCGCGCGCATTTCCTTTTCCGTCAGCTCCGCCGGGCCTTTGCAGATGGGGCAGAGCTTCCGCACCAGACGCTGGGCCAGCACCGCACGCACCGCGGAGGCGATGAGGAACGGCTTCACGCCGATGTCCGAAAGACGGGCGACCGCGGACGGCGCGTCGTTCGTGTGGAGGGTGGAGAACACCAAGTGACCGGTGAGCGACGCGTTGATGGCGATGTTCGCCGTCTCCGCGTCCCGGATTTCCCCGATCATGATGATGTTCGGCGCCTGGCGGAGCATCGCGCGCAGGGCGGCGGCGAAGGTCATGCCGATGTCCGTCTTCACCATGACCTGGTTGATGCCGGGCAGCTCATACTCGACCGGGTCTTCCACGGTGATGATCTTCTTGTCCGGGCGGTTGATGACGTTGAGGCAGGCGTAGAGCGTGGTCGTCTTTCCGGAACCGGTCGGGCCGGTCACCAGCAGGATGCCGTCCGGCAGGGCCAGCAGGTTGTTGAAAAGCGCCTGGTCGTCCGAGAAGAAGCCAAGCTCCGGCAGGCCGAGCATGAGCGCGGTCTTGTCCAGGATCCGCATGACGATCGATTCACCGTGGTTCGAAGGGACCACGGAAACCCGCAGGTCGATCTCCTTGTCGCCGGCCATCTTGAGCTGGATCCGGCCGTCCTGCGGCAGACGCTTTTCCGCGATGGACATGGAGCCGCTCATCACCTTCAGACGGGCGATGACGGCGGGCAGGAGCTTCTTCGGATGGTTGTCCACCTCGTGCAGCTTTCCGTCCATCCGGTAGCGGATGCGGACGGAGGTCTCCAGCGGCTCGATGTGGATGTCGGATGCGCGCAGGCGGAACGCCTCGGTGAGGAGCTGGTTGACCAGCTTGATGACCGGAGCGTCCGCGCCGTCGGCACCGGCTTCGGAGTCACCGGTGGTGACCGTCAGGCCGCCGCGGTTGTCATCCGCCATGTCGCCGCTGCCATAGAACTGCTTCAGGTGGTTGCGGATGTCGCTCGGCCCGGCGCAGTAGAGGGTCAGCTCCCGGCCCAGGACGTGCGGCAGGGTGTCCAGAATCTCGAAGTCGAGCGGGTCCTGGATCGCCACGCTCAGGTACATGCCGTCATCCACGACGGGGACGACCTTGTAGCGCTTCGCCACGTCGCCCGGGATCGCGGAGGAGATGGAGGGATCGAAATCCACGTCGCCCAACCTCAGGAAAGGGATGCCGGCGTTGGCGGCCAGCGTCTCCGCCAGTTGGTCCTCTGTAACGCTCGTATGAGCAAGAAGATACTCGATCAGGCTCTGGTTCCCACTGAGGGCGTTCTGGGCGCTTGCCACTTGATCGGCGCTCACCAGTCCGGCTTCGGTGAGCAGTTCGGCTAGATAATTTTCGTTTGAAAACACTGGGCTCTTTGCGGTGGTTTTTTAACGCG comes from the Luteolibacter sp. SL250 genome and includes:
- a CDS encoding GspE/PulE family protein: MSADQVASAQNALSGNQSLIEYLLAHTSVTEDQLAETLAANAGIPFLRLGDVDFDPSISSAIPGDVAKRYKVVPVVDDGMYLSVAIQDPLDFEILDTLPHVLGRELTLYCAGPSDIRNHLKQFYGSGDMADDNRGGLTVTTGDSEAGADGADAPVIKLVNQLLTEAFRLRASDIHIEPLETSVRIRYRMDGKLHEVDNHPKKLLPAVIARLKVMSGSMSIAEKRLPQDGRIQLKMAGDKEIDLRVSVVPSNHGESIVMRILDKTALMLGLPELGFFSDDQALFNNLLALPDGILLVTGPTGSGKTTTLYACLNVINRPDKKIITVEDPVEYELPGINQVMVKTDIGMTFAAALRAMLRQAPNIIMIGEIRDAETANIAINASLTGHLVFSTLHTNDAPSAVARLSDIGVKPFLIASAVRAVLAQRLVRKLCPICKGPAELTEKEMRALSLDPTRVTEATIFGPVGCEKCRGGGYKGRMGIFETFLIDDEVRQMINGNLTTTQLRRRARELGMRTLREDGIRKVLSGLTSASEVVHATMSDAD
- a CDS encoding NADH-quinone oxidoreductase subunit A, whose product is MPTDYLPVLFQILIAIGFAAATLTLSVVFGRSAKTNKTKDSAYECGMLPIGDGAPRFSVKFYLVAMLFVIFDIEVVFMYPWAVQFRDLVSQSPTALVSMAGFAGILVFAYVYALKKGALNWKS
- a CDS encoding GspE/PulE family protein, which produces MDNKQILDLFQSRGLIDRSLSQDILAEVDHSGKEVSEILADYQVIQNRDDVWPVIASELGADLVDLRDWTPPAPLLALVPAGTARLHGALPVNFDETGLYVALVDPMNPQTIEDLRFALGREINLVIAPDYIVEQKINECYGGEGKAMEDILGQLENSSVNPNDDSEANSAPIIRYVDLVLYQAIKEKASDIHFEPFEKDFKIRYRVDGALYEMAPPPIHLAGPILSRVKVMANMNIAEKRIPQDGRIVKQVGEKQVDMRVSTLPTHHGESVVLRVLDRSSVNLSLENIGLPDNIYNYITETIEKPNGIFIVTGPTGAGKTTTLYAALRRINTIDAKLLTAEDPVEYDIDGIIQIPIHEGIGLDFPRVLRAFLRQDPDRIMIGEMRDKDTAQIAIQAALTGHLVLSTLHTNDAPGAVTRLVDMGCEPFLVSASLEGILAQRLVRTICKNCRSPYEPNEAVLSQLGVSPHELGDKQFYTGAGCDVCGQSGYKGRRGLYELLNVNDPIRELITARAPTVVLKQKAIELGMNTLREDGLRNIYLGTTTIEEVLKYT
- a CDS encoding type II secretion system F family protein gives rise to the protein MPNFQYKALDAKGDETIGSISAANEAEAVQQIRALNLHPTQIAEEGKGKITKSKTPAAKGKGGGKAKAVKGTTGGRIKPKNLMIFTRQLATLIDSGLPLLRSLTVLAKQEPNPVLKGTVNSLAESVQGGSTFSESLAQHPKIFNKLYVNMVKAGELGGVLEIVLNRLAEYQEKAQKLKNKIVSAMVYPVIVMFIAVAILIFLMIFIVPKFKEMFADMPGQQLPLISRVVFGASEFMLARPFVVPNAVFIFIFIGFLIFMFKMWSNTKGGRISVDKAKLTMPIIGDIQRKSAVSRFARTLGTLVTSGVPILQALNITRDTAGNVIISKAIDKVHEAVKEGESIVTPLQASGVFPDMVISMVDVGEETGQLPEMLLKVADVYDDEVDNAVTALTSILEPIMIVFLALVVGSVVFALFLPLIQVISNMGQST
- a CDS encoding sulfite reductase subunit alpha, whose translation is MAAPITIPDDAPFTPEQRAWLGGFLAQLLSGAPPAAQGPAVPVTVLFGSQTGTAEGLAKKLFKTLKKGNYEPEVHDLSAYDISRLPKEKNLLVITSTYGDGEPPDSALDFHKALMGDAAPRMDGVSFSVLALGDSSYPDFCKCGIEFDTRFEALGGTRIFKRVDCDVDVDAPYAEWSAGALAVIAPAASSAPAGGISSAEPAESGYSKKNPFPSTVVANFNLNGPGEKQTNHIAFSLAGSELEYEVGDALGVYPSNVPETVDELIAALPFKAGAVPLPDGGEAPLREALIHHYDIGTINKSVIQKWQQRSGSPFLRSLVEADDKKAFDDFCWGRDLIDLVIDHPADFTDAEDFVTVLKKLQPRLYSIASSPRAHPGEVHLCVGIVRYNSHGRKRGGICSTYLADRLEGGVKPRVFVHANKAFRLPEKGEVPVIMVGPGTGIAPFRAFLEERKATGSTGRNWLFFGNPYRKTDYLYEEELTGYLKDGTLSRLDLAWSRDQKEKIYVQNLIVGQGAELWAWLQEGAAFYVCGDASRMAKDVDQALHDVVAKHGGLSAEDAAAYVSGMKKDKRYLRDVY
- a CDS encoding Dabb family protein, with product MIHHVVFFQLKPDADAETMESLVRNSRSLLLKIPEVLNVRSGRNIDPSSPWPFFIAIEVDSLEKLRITQDNAHHLKLVEKFLKPNTSSHFAMDFELDPSKNLKYS
- a CDS encoding type II secretion system protein GspG, translating into MKTQPISRSRGFSLIEMLAVITILVILAALVIGGTGFVKNKQAVETAKVQIQLLSQALEQYKLDNGSYPTGGTAGKRDSKILYRALYWDSDDNGAGADTDREQKVYLSELDPDNNKQGWTDGTRAEVILLDPWGNEYRFRSGKMNDGKANPEAINPDFDIWSAGPDGKTNNTGEGDVTKDDIRNWGS
- a CDS encoding type B 50S ribosomal protein L31 — encoded protein: MKKDLHPKYNPVVFVDMTTGTRFVSRSTKSSDKKEVIDGVEHSIISIGITSDSHPFFTGQKQFVDTEGRIDKFQKRFGAVRRVGKPKLD